A window from Thermodesulforhabdaceae bacterium encodes these proteins:
- the mce gene encoding methylmalonyl-CoA epimerase — translation MKTLKIDHIGIAVKSIEQARKLYEGLLGLKYEGSETVAEQKVTTAFFPIGDTEIELLESTDPDGPIAKFIEKRGEGIQHIAFRVDNIEEALEELKKQGIQLIDEKPRIGAGGAKIAFLHPKATGGVLIELCERK, via the coding sequence ATGAAAACCCTAAAAATCGATCACATTGGAATAGCCGTAAAAAGTATTGAACAGGCACGTAAATTGTATGAAGGTCTCCTGGGGCTTAAGTATGAAGGTTCCGAGACGGTAGCTGAACAGAAGGTCACGACAGCATTTTTCCCAATTGGAGATACTGAAATAGAATTACTTGAATCTACCGATCCGGACGGACCAATAGCAAAATTCATTGAAAAGCGGGGAGAAGGTATCCAGCATATCGCTTTTCGTGTGGACAACATCGAAGAAGCTCTAGAGGAGTTAAAAAAGCAAGGAATTCAGCTAATAGACGAAAAACCAAGAATTGGAGCTGGTGGAGCTAAAATTGCTTTTCTCCATCCGAAAGCGACCGGTGGAGTTCTTATAGAACTTTGTGAACGTAAATAA